GACGCAGTGACAGCGCGACTCGACGAATGGATCGCCACTCTGGCCGATCCAGAAGACCTCGCACGCGGGCAAGACGTGGACCCGGCGGCCGGACCTGGCTACGCCGCCTTGCAGCGCCAGCTGAGCGAGGCGAATGCCAAAGTGGCTGCCTTGATCACCGCCGTGGAGTCTGGCGTGGCCGTTGAGGATCTAACTGCTGCGTTGCGTCAACGTACCGCCGAGCGCGACGAGCTGAGGGCACGCGTTGAGCGAGTGGAGCGGCCCCGCGCCATGTGTGCCGCCGAGATCAGTGAGTTAGTTAAGGAGTTAGGCGGACTGTCGGTCATCCTCGGCGCGGCAACCGGAGCTGAGCGCGCCGAGGTGTACGCAAGCTTGGGCCTGCGTCTCGACTACGACCCGCATCTTCGGCGAGTCACGGCGACTGCCGACCTGAGTCGTGTCGCCGGATGTGTCCGAGGGGGGACTTGAACCCCCACGCCCGTTAATAGGGCACTAGCACCTCAAGCTAGCGCGTCTGCCATTCCGCCACTCGGACCTCTTGCTCCAGTTTGGGCACGTAGGCGGAATTTCCGCGCTGTGCTCAAACCAAGTGCGGGCACTATGGCCCGTGGTTGCCGTCATAGGCTAGCGGAAACCCTGCACAAGGCCCAAACCGGTTGCCTGCGCCCGGTGGGCGGCGTCCGACGATGGTAGGAAAGGTAGTTGTGACTTCTGTGAAACCGGCGCCCGAGGATGAGGTCGTCGAACTGGTCAGCACGCTGATCCGTTTCGACACCTCAAACACCGGAGAGCTGGAGACCACCAAGGGCGAGGCTGAATGCGCGCGGTGGATCCAGCAGCAGCTGGAAGAGGTCGGCTACACCTGTGAGTACGTCGAGGCGGGCGCGCCCGGCCGTGGAAACCTCTTCGCGCGGCTGGCCGGGGCCGACAGGGAGCGCGGCGCTCTGCTCATCCACGGTCATTTGGATGTGGTTCCGGCCGAGGCTGCCGACTGGAGCGTGCACCCGTTCTCCGGCGCGGTGACCGACGGCTATGTGTGGGGACGCGGCGCCGTCGACATGAAGGACATGGTCGGCATGATGGTGGCCATCGCCCGCGACTTCAAACGATCCGGGACGGTTCCGCCGCGCGACCTGGTGTGGGCCTTCGTCTCGGATGAGGAGAACGGTGGCAAGTGGGGCTCTCAGTGGCTCGTCGACAACCGCCCGGACCTGTTCGAGGGTGTCACCGAGGCCATCGGAGAGGTGGGCGGCTTCTCGCTCACCGTGCCACGCAAGGAAGGTGGTGAGCGGCGCCTGTACCTGCTGGAGACGGCGGAGAAGGGCATCGCGTGGATGAGGTTGACCGCCAAGGCGCGGGCCGGCCACGGCTCCATGGTGCATGAGGACAACGCCGTTACGGCGGTCGCCGAAGCTGTCGCCAAGCTTGGTCGGCATCGGTTCCCGCTGGTGTTGACCGAAGCGGTCACGCAGTTCCTTGCCGCGGTCGCCGAGGAGACCGGTTACGACTTCGACCCGGACTCACCGGATCTGGAGGGTACCGTCGCCAAGCTGGGCTCGATCGGCAAGATTGTCGGCGCGACCCTGCGTGATACCGCCAACCCGACCATGCTCAAGGCCGGCTACAAGGCGAATGTCATTCCGGCGACCGCCGAGGCCGTCATCGATTGCCGGGTGCTGCCCGGACGGCTGGAGGCCTTCGAGCGTGAGGTCGACGAGATCATCGGGCCCGACGTCGAACGCGAATGGGTGCAGTTGCTTCCTGCCTATGAGACGACGTTCGACGGCGACCTTGTCGATGCGATGAATGCCGCAGTGCTCGAATTCGATCCCGAGGCCCGCACGGTGCCGTACATGCTTTCCGGCGGTACTGATGCAAAGGCATTCGCCCGGTTGGGTATTCGATGCTTCGGTTTCGCGCCGCTGAAGCTGCCGCCCGAACTGGATTTCGCTTCGTTGTTCCACGGTGTCGACGAGCGCGTGCCGGTCGACGCATTGACTTTCGGTACCAAGGTTCTTCAGCACTTCCTGCTCAACCACTGATCACGACCGATTGAAAGGACGCCCAGATGGCCTCTCCGTACGACTCCTTGCCGCAGCTGCCGACCTTCACCCTGACATCTGCCAGCGTCACCGATGGACAGCCACTCGGCATCGAGCAGGTGAGCGGAATCATGGGCGCTGGGGGACAGGACGTCTCGCCCGAGCTGAGCTGGTCCGGATTCCCCGAGGAAACACAGAGTTTCGCCGTCACGGTGTACGACCCCGACGCCCCCACCGGATCGGGCTTTTGGCACTGGGCGGTGGCGAACCTGCCCGCCACGACGACGCAGCTGCCCGCAGGCGTGGGCAACGGAAGCGACTTGCCCGGGGATGCGATCACGTTGGCCAATGACGCGAGCCTCAAGCGGTACATCGGCGCGGCACCGCCCGCCGGTCATGGACCGCACCGGTATTACATCGCCGTGCATGCCGTGGGCGTGCCGAAGCTGGAGCTGCCGGACAGTGCCACCCCGGCGTATCTGGGCTTCAACCTGTTTGGGCATGCGATCGCCCGCGCCGTCATTCACGGCACCTACGAGCAGCACTAGCTGCTTCGCGGGGTTCGGCTAGGAGGCGGAGCCAACCGCCTCGTGCAGGCTCCCGAACCCGCCGTCGCGCAGGTGTTGGGCGATCCCGTCGTGAATCCGCTTGGCGTAGAAGCCACCCCGGTAGATGAAACCGGTGTAACCCTGCAGTAGCGAGGCCCCGGCGGTGATCCGTGCCCAGGCGTCGTCGGCATCCTCGATGCCGCCGACGCTGATCAGCACCAGACGGTCTCCCACTCGCCGGTGTAGCCGTCGCAGCACTTCGAGGGATCGGTTGGCTACCGGTGGCCCGGAAACGCCGCCGGCGCCCAGGCCTTCGACATCCGGCGTCTTCAAGCCTGCGCGGCTGATGGTGGTGTTGGTGGCGACGATCCCGGCCAGGCCCAGTTCCGCTGCCAAATCTGCGATCTCGTCGATATCGGCATCGGAGAGATCGGGGGCGATCTTTACGAGCACCGGGGTGGTGGTCTCCTCCAGCACCGCCGAAAGGATCTTGCGCAGCTCGCCGATGGCTTGCAGGTCGCGTAGCCCAGGGGTGTTGGGGGAGCTCACGTTGACCACCAGGAAGTCGGCGGCGGGCCCCACCAATCGTGCGCTGACCCGGTAGTCCGAGGATGCGAAGGCGGCCTCGACGATCTTCGACTTGCCGATGTTGGCGCCGATGGGCACCGAGGCCTTTCGCGTCGCCAGCCGGGGCGCGAGTGCTGCCGCACCGTGGTTGTTGAAGCCCATCCGATTGAGCAGGCCACGGTCGGCGGCGAGCCGGAACAGCCGGGGCTTCGGATTGCCCGGTTGGGCGATCGCGGTCACCGTGCCCACCTCGGCATAGCCGAAGCCGAGCGGACCCCACACCTTGAGACCCTCGCCATCCTTGTCGAATCCCGCGGCCAAACCCAAGGGGGCGGGGAAGTGGACCCCGAACACCTCGCTGGCCAGGATGGGATCGGACGGCGCGCACAGCCGATTCATCAGCCGGCGCGTCGGAGTGAAGGCCGCCGCGGCACGCAACGATGCGAACACCAGGGTATGTACACGTTCGGGCGGCACCACGAAAAACAGCCGCAACAAGATGGAGTACAGCATCACATCACCGGGGCCGTGAACGGTCCGCCGACCACGTTGCCGCGTATCTTCTTGCGGCGCAATAGGACTCGACGACTTCCATCGGTATAGAGCCGCACCCGGGTCAGCTCCCAGCCGCCGAACTCGGCCTGAATCGAGAGCCGGAGCGATGCGGTGATCCTGGTGATTTCCGGAGGCAGCCGCAGGGGGTAGTAGTCGTACTCGTCATCGGGTTCACTCTCCCAGCCCGAGGGAAAGCTGCTGCGCGCGGCGCGGCTCATGCCGCGTTCCTGATATCGATTGCCTGTAACCCGTCGCCCGCGCCGGATGCCACAAACAGCGTGGATCCGTCGCTGACCAGTGAATTAGGTTGCCGCACAGTCGCGAATCGGGCCCTTTCCTCGGGGATGCCGGTAGATAAATCGTAGCCAATAACCGTGTTGGACGCCGTCTGCGACACCCAGATGAGCTTGGGGGAGTAGGTCAGCCCGTAGGGGGCGCCGGGAACCGGGTAGCGCTGGCGCAGGATGAGCGAATCGGCGAGCCCGAATACCAGCAGAGCGCCGCCGCGGGTATCGGCCACCAACAGACGCCCCTTGTCGTCGGCGAGCATTGTTGTCGCCCCCTCGCCTGCCCGGAGGGCATGCGCGGTGCCGTCCCCGGCTTGGGTCAGGGTGGTTACCGAGC
This genomic window from Mycobacteroides chelonae contains:
- a CDS encoding YbhB/YbcL family Raf kinase inhibitor-like protein, with the protein product MASPYDSLPQLPTFTLTSASVTDGQPLGIEQVSGIMGAGGQDVSPELSWSGFPEETQSFAVTVYDPDAPTGSGFWHWAVANLPATTTQLPAGVGNGSDLPGDAITLANDASLKRYIGAAPPAGHGPHRYYIAVHAVGVPKLELPDSATPAYLGFNLFGHAIARAVIHGTYEQH
- a CDS encoding M20/M25/M40 family metallo-hydrolase is translated as MKPAPEDEVVELVSTLIRFDTSNTGELETTKGEAECARWIQQQLEEVGYTCEYVEAGAPGRGNLFARLAGADRERGALLIHGHLDVVPAEAADWSVHPFSGAVTDGYVWGRGAVDMKDMVGMMVAIARDFKRSGTVPPRDLVWAFVSDEENGGKWGSQWLVDNRPDLFEGVTEAIGEVGGFSLTVPRKEGGERRLYLLETAEKGIAWMRLTAKARAGHGSMVHEDNAVTAVAEAVAKLGRHRFPLVLTEAVTQFLAAVAEETGYDFDPDSPDLEGTVAKLGSIGKIVGATLRDTANPTMLKAGYKANVIPATAEAVIDCRVLPGRLEAFEREVDEIIGPDVEREWVQLLPAYETTFDGDLVDAMNAAVLEFDPEARTVPYMLSGGTDAKAFARLGIRCFGFAPLKLPPELDFASLFHGVDERVPVDALTFGTKVLQHFLLNH
- a CDS encoding quinone-dependent dihydroorotate dehydrogenase, with protein sequence MLYSILLRLFFVVPPERVHTLVFASLRAAAAFTPTRRLMNRLCAPSDPILASEVFGVHFPAPLGLAAGFDKDGEGLKVWGPLGFGYAEVGTVTAIAQPGNPKPRLFRLAADRGLLNRMGFNNHGAAALAPRLATRKASVPIGANIGKSKIVEAAFASSDYRVSARLVGPAADFLVVNVSSPNTPGLRDLQAIGELRKILSAVLEETTTPVLVKIAPDLSDADIDEIADLAAELGLAGIVATNTTISRAGLKTPDVEGLGAGGVSGPPVANRSLEVLRRLHRRVGDRLVLISVGGIEDADDAWARITAGASLLQGYTGFIYRGGFYAKRIHDGIAQHLRDGGFGSLHEAVGSAS
- a CDS encoding DUF5703 family protein, translated to MSRAARSSFPSGWESEPDDEYDYYPLRLPPEITRITASLRLSIQAEFGGWELTRVRLYTDGSRRVLLRRKKIRGNVVGGPFTAPVM